A genome region from Pseudomonas anguilliseptica includes the following:
- a CDS encoding CpsD/CapB family tyrosine-protein kinase — protein sequence MQRLPVAYLELEAVYARSIGQGMRTLAVCAANSGEGVSMLAEALAHRTQAAGRRVLLVEMNLYQPTMANHFGIERQAWLPALSEKGQGSLPLIHETQGFGVLPASLAKEASMRLREPHVLEQSLNEWLSHYDHVIFDTSPLNATNQHNIPAERIAAACEGCILLVLAGKTTQSAVIQAKRRLEAANVRLIGAVFNDCYNPTLAAEMERECKRLDRWAPRIAGWLKRRAMDSPLLNVPV from the coding sequence ATGCAGCGCTTGCCAGTCGCTTACCTGGAGCTCGAAGCCGTGTATGCGCGCAGCATCGGCCAGGGCATGCGCACGCTGGCAGTGTGTGCCGCTAATAGTGGCGAGGGGGTCAGCATGTTGGCCGAAGCCCTGGCGCACCGCACGCAAGCGGCTGGACGGCGCGTGTTGCTGGTGGAAATGAATCTGTATCAGCCAACCATGGCCAATCACTTCGGTATTGAGCGGCAAGCCTGGTTGCCAGCCCTGAGCGAAAAAGGCCAAGGCTCGCTTCCGCTGATCCATGAGACCCAGGGGTTCGGTGTGTTGCCCGCCTCCTTGGCTAAAGAGGCAAGCATGCGCCTGCGCGAGCCGCATGTTCTGGAGCAAAGTCTTAATGAGTGGTTGAGCCATTACGATCATGTGATCTTCGACACCTCGCCACTCAATGCCACCAATCAGCACAACATTCCTGCTGAGCGGATTGCTGCTGCGTGTGAAGGATGCATCCTGTTGGTGCTGGCCGGCAAAACCACTCAATCGGCAGTGATTCAAGCTAAGCGACGGCTGGAGGCGGCTAATGTTCGCTTGATCGGTGCGGTCTTCAATGACTGCTACAACCCAACCCTGGCGGCAGAAATGGAGCGTGAGTGCAAACGCTTGGACCGCTGGGCGCCTCGTATTGCTGGTTGGCTTAAACGTCGGGCGATGGACAGCCCATTACTCAATGTTCCGGTGTAA
- a CDS encoding PAS domain S-box protein yields the protein MKLTGRMVILSLQLLGTLLVLVWAIFQQEQWWQWWQWLLLVVVGSLFGQLYLMVRRVTRVRAPLTTAPLLDVIKPDIAAGRAEIKHLAENLARSQKEKNLARERMQAIFETLQEGIVTLDCAGLILSANPAALRLFEADGAHFIGSRLWDWLQLDEVQQALLSNTQPLAFSLEQLVDGVRSSGERFPLSLHIDSIDLEGAEHYVATLSDVSDLLGVRDKLALSQAVKSSILASALDAIITVDDQGLIIEFNPAAEQTFGHTRSTVLGKEMADLIIPEALRAAHRRGMQHYLSTGEHKVLGQRVEVTGLHRDGHEFPIELAIAPIRLDQRTLFTAYVRDITDRRVAEAELQQAKSSAEAASRAKGDFLAVMSHELRTPLNAIIGSISLLSESSLALEQRKLLINAAQAGKAMLWLVNDILDFSKIEVGMLELEHYPFELAAVVEEVLFLLAPRAKDKSIDLSVVLDPKLPHKVKGDAGRIRQILINLVGNAIKFTEHGGVSIRLSVDEQAGIRVEVEDSGIGITQTVQEKLFSEFIQGDSAYSRKYGGTGLGLAICKRLTEMMNGCIGLKSRLGEGSCFWFTLPLEVETPAMALVNPELLPRRVLLQESNRMTAAALLMQMQHWQIEVERSVVPEQDHWLRWMDSDGSEHCLSLGINQQGQTAHIPTPVLPRLLAQALAGLSLDGQERIQSGAEQQPRPEQFGRILLAEDSLANQMVAEAMLQRAGYEVDSVANGAEAVQAVEAGKYDLVLMDLSMPEMDGITATQLLRQRGYDLPILAMTANVLKEDLDRCMQAGMNGYVTKPVVHHDLLNALRTWLADKSVHRVPKAPVLQRTEEAVETLWNEAILLQLQRDIGAAMPRMISLYIQEASKRSDAITAAISAQDMTVMCHESHALKSSSGTLGAVAIQNLALRLEMACIDSKLHEALALAQQLAPLLAATLEHLPAVARTS from the coding sequence ATGAAGCTGACAGGCCGAATGGTTATCTTGTCGCTACAGCTGCTGGGTACGTTGCTGGTGCTGGTGTGGGCAATTTTTCAGCAGGAGCAGTGGTGGCAGTGGTGGCAGTGGTTGTTGTTAGTTGTCGTCGGTAGTTTGTTTGGCCAACTGTATTTAATGGTGCGGCGTGTCACGCGTGTTAGGGCACCGCTAACAACCGCTCCCCTCCTGGATGTGATCAAGCCAGACATAGCTGCAGGGCGAGCGGAAATAAAACACCTGGCTGAAAACCTGGCTCGCTCGCAGAAGGAGAAAAACCTGGCGCGCGAGCGCATGCAGGCTATTTTCGAGACGCTGCAAGAAGGCATCGTGACGCTGGACTGCGCTGGATTGATCCTGAGCGCAAATCCGGCAGCCTTGCGATTATTTGAAGCGGACGGTGCGCATTTCATCGGCTCGCGACTGTGGGACTGGTTGCAACTGGATGAGGTGCAGCAAGCCTTACTCAGCAACACTCAGCCGTTGGCTTTTAGCCTCGAGCAATTGGTGGATGGCGTGCGCTCAAGCGGTGAGCGCTTCCCGTTGTCTCTGCATATTGATTCCATCGATTTAGAGGGAGCAGAGCACTACGTGGCGACGCTGAGCGATGTCAGTGATCTGTTAGGTGTGCGTGACAAGCTGGCACTAAGCCAGGCCGTGAAATCATCCATCTTGGCCTCAGCGCTGGATGCCATCATCACGGTTGACGATCAGGGGCTGATCATTGAGTTCAACCCTGCCGCCGAGCAGACGTTCGGTCATACCCGCAGCACCGTGCTGGGGAAGGAAATGGCTGACTTGATTATTCCCGAAGCCTTGCGCGCAGCACATCGTCGGGGCATGCAACATTACTTGAGCACAGGTGAGCATAAAGTTCTCGGGCAACGTGTTGAGGTGACGGGTTTACACCGCGACGGCCACGAGTTTCCAATCGAGCTGGCCATTGCGCCGATTCGCCTTGATCAGCGCACGCTGTTTACCGCCTATGTTCGCGATATCACGGATCGTCGTGTGGCCGAAGCCGAGTTGCAACAAGCCAAGAGCAGTGCTGAGGCAGCCAGTCGCGCTAAGGGCGACTTCCTCGCAGTGATGAGTCATGAGTTGCGCACGCCCCTGAATGCCATCATTGGTTCAATATCACTGCTCAGCGAAAGCTCGCTGGCTTTGGAACAGCGCAAACTATTGATCAACGCAGCACAAGCAGGCAAAGCCATGCTCTGGCTGGTCAATGACATTCTCGATTTCTCCAAGATAGAAGTCGGCATGTTGGAGTTGGAGCACTACCCGTTTGAGTTAGCCGCTGTGGTTGAGGAGGTGTTGTTTCTGTTGGCTCCCCGAGCGAAAGACAAGTCCATTGATTTGTCGGTGGTGCTTGACCCCAAGCTGCCGCATAAGGTCAAGGGAGATGCGGGGCGTATTCGTCAGATATTAATCAACCTAGTCGGTAATGCGATCAAGTTCACCGAGCACGGTGGCGTGTCTATTCGTTTGAGCGTGGATGAGCAGGCGGGTATTCGCGTCGAGGTCGAAGACAGCGGTATTGGCATTACCCAAACGGTGCAAGAGAAACTATTTAGTGAGTTTATTCAGGGTGACTCGGCTTACTCCCGTAAATATGGTGGCACCGGGCTAGGGCTGGCGATCTGTAAACGTTTAACCGAGATGATGAATGGTTGCATCGGGCTAAAGAGCCGGCTGGGCGAAGGCAGCTGTTTCTGGTTTACCTTGCCGCTGGAGGTCGAGACCCCGGCCATGGCTCTTGTTAACCCTGAGTTACTTCCACGCAGGGTGCTGTTGCAAGAAAGCAACCGTATGACAGCCGCCGCTTTGCTTATGCAAATGCAGCACTGGCAGATTGAGGTCGAACGAAGCGTTGTGCCAGAGCAGGATCATTGGCTGCGCTGGATGGACAGTGATGGTTCGGAGCACTGTCTGTCTTTGGGTATAAACCAGCAGGGGCAAACGGCTCATATCCCCACACCAGTCCTCCCTCGGCTACTGGCGCAAGCCTTGGCGGGTCTCTCTCTTGATGGGCAGGAGCGCATACAGTCCGGTGCTGAGCAGCAACCCAGACCCGAGCAGTTCGGCCGTATCTTGTTAGCCGAAGACAGCTTGGCCAATCAAATGGTGGCTGAAGCCATGCTGCAGAGAGCAGGCTATGAGGTCGACTCAGTGGCTAATGGAGCTGAGGCGGTGCAAGCGGTTGAGGCCGGTAAATATGATCTAGTCCTGATGGACCTCTCAATGCCGGAAATGGACGGTATTACGGCTACGCAACTGCTTCGTCAACGAGGATACGATCTCCCTATTCTGGCGATGACGGCCAATGTCCTTAAGGAAGACCTTGATCGCTGTATGCAAGCCGGAATGAATGGTTATGTAACCAAGCCGGTGGTACACCATGACTTGCTCAATGCGCTGCGCACCTGGTTGGCCGATAAATCTGTGCACAGAGTGCCAAAGGCTCCCGTGCTTCAACGGACTGAAGAGGCTGTTGAGACGCTATGGAATGAGGCCATCCTATTGCAGTTGCAACGCGATATTGGGGCTGCCATGCCACGTATGATTTCGCTTTATATCCAGGAGGCGAGCAAGCGAAGTGATGCGATCACTGCGGCGATTAGCGCGCAGGATATGACGGTGATGTGCCATGAAAGTCATGCGCTGAAAAGCAGTTCCGGTACTCTGGGAGCTGTGGCTATACAGAACCTAGCTCTGCGACTTGAGATGGCCTGTATTGACAGTAAGCTGCACGAAGCGCTCGCGTTAGCGCAGCAACTCGCTCCGTTACTGGCTGCGACTCTGGAGCACTTGCCCGCTGTTGCACGTACATCATGA
- a CDS encoding SpoIIE family protein phosphatase — protein MQAPATLDGVRCLRHALERATLRHPLEAAQRQALLLGLTELATNSVKHAAPSVLTLYVVREEQGLLCVLGEDGPHFAAFDALIRQRLTSMDDPLSEPELIESGMGLSLIAQCLPGVQCRREADLNRYTWRVAGSRPRLRVAVVDDDPLIRELISLYLADDYQVSVFDSAFSALQALTESPPDVVLSDIHMPEMDGLSLRQALAERSHTAVTPFVFISGSDDDVLREQTSALGIDDYLCKPLERRQLIQVVERVHQRSLRIQVAAQQLVESGITVQLQPVLPAVAEPFQLAMAHRPAEAGGGDFVFHRQQAGRHTLVLGDCMGHGQQAKVFAHAYQAYLSSTLGALDTLVGPAQVLAQLSDAMQTDQLLSQSLLTCIVMQWQDDEWITLACAGHPQPLLCNGDTVVEVPVAGMLPGLMADTRYQNCQVQLRRGSRLCLYSDGLLAGLATRTDEAQALQCLSANVRLSAHQPLAIQAHWLLEQGATARDDACVILLENPLS, from the coding sequence ATGCAAGCCCCAGCAACTCTGGACGGTGTACGTTGTTTGCGCCATGCCTTAGAGCGGGCAACCCTGAGACATCCGCTAGAGGCCGCTCAGCGCCAAGCCTTACTTTTGGGGTTAACGGAGTTGGCAACCAATAGCGTTAAGCACGCTGCACCCTCTGTGCTAACCCTGTATGTCGTCCGCGAAGAGCAGGGGTTGTTGTGTGTGCTGGGTGAGGATGGTCCACACTTTGCGGCGTTTGACGCACTGATTCGCCAGCGCCTTACCTCGATGGACGACCCATTGAGTGAACCTGAGTTGATCGAGTCTGGTATGGGCCTGAGCCTTATTGCGCAATGTTTGCCCGGTGTTCAATGCAGGCGTGAAGCTGACCTTAATCGGTACACCTGGCGTGTAGCGGGTTCTCGACCTCGTTTGCGAGTCGCCGTGGTGGACGATGACCCATTGATCCGTGAGCTGATAAGCCTCTACCTTGCCGACGACTATCAGGTCAGTGTCTTTGACAGTGCTTTCAGCGCCTTGCAAGCCCTCACCGAGTCGCCTCCTGATGTCGTGCTGTCGGATATCCACATGCCGGAAATGGACGGTTTAAGCTTGCGTCAGGCATTGGCGGAGCGAAGCCATACGGCGGTTACCCCGTTTGTGTTCATCAGCGGCAGCGATGACGATGTGTTGCGTGAACAAACCAGTGCACTGGGGATTGATGACTATCTGTGTAAACCCCTCGAGCGGCGCCAGCTTATTCAGGTTGTAGAGCGTGTTCATCAACGCAGTCTACGTATTCAAGTGGCTGCGCAACAATTGGTTGAAAGCGGTATCACGGTTCAACTGCAGCCGGTATTACCTGCTGTTGCCGAGCCTTTTCAGTTGGCCATGGCGCATCGGCCTGCTGAAGCGGGGGGCGGGGATTTTGTTTTTCATCGCCAGCAGGCCGGGCGCCACACCCTTGTGTTGGGCGACTGCATGGGGCATGGGCAGCAAGCTAAAGTGTTTGCCCACGCATACCAAGCCTATTTATCGAGTACGTTGGGGGCACTGGATACGTTGGTGGGACCGGCGCAGGTTTTGGCGCAACTCAGCGACGCGATGCAAACAGATCAGTTACTGAGTCAAAGCTTGCTGACGTGCATCGTCATGCAATGGCAAGACGATGAATGGATTACGTTGGCCTGTGCAGGGCATCCGCAGCCCTTATTGTGCAATGGCGATACGGTTGTCGAGGTGCCCGTTGCTGGCATGTTGCCTGGGCTGATGGCCGATACCCGCTATCAAAATTGTCAGGTACAGCTGCGCCGAGGGTCGCGGTTATGCCTCTACAGCGATGGTCTCTTGGCAGGATTGGCTACGCGCACCGACGAGGCCCAAGCTCTGCAGTGCTTATCCGCTAACGTGCGTTTGTCCGCGCACCAGCCACTCGCTATTCAAGCGCATTGGCTACTGGAGCAGGGGGCTACGGCGCGTGATGATGCCTGCGTGATATTGTTAGAAAATCCTCTGTCGTGA